The Ailuropoda melanoleuca isolate Jingjing chromosome 4, ASM200744v2, whole genome shotgun sequence region CCCTCATCTGCCCCCTTGTCATCCTCAGCTGCCCTCATACTTCTCACCCCATCTGTCACTCTGACCATCTAACCTACCAATATACCTGtcaccttcccctgcccccacactcaTGATCCTTATGTGCCAAGAGCACCTGTCCCCTCACCTGACCCTTCTCTACAACCACCTTCCCAGCTCCTTGCCACCTCTCGCCTTTTCCCCCACCTGCATCACCCCTCACTTCCCTTCGCCCGACCCTCCCCGTCGCATCTCACAAGTCACTCAAGCCACCCTCACTACCACCCTCACCTGCctttcctcccatccctcccccagcACAAGGCAGGACGACTTCTTCATCCTCCAAGAAGACGCCGCCGACAGCTTCCTGGAGAGCGTCTTCAAGACGGAGTTCGTCAGCCTCCTGAGCAAGCGCTTCGAGGAGGCGGCGCGGAGGGCCCTGCCCCTCACCTTCAGCGACACGTACGCCCCCCCGCCACCGTCCTcgggctgggctgggcacagCGACCCCTCTCCCCGCCCGCGGCCGCGGCCCGCTTGGGGAGTGGGCGTCCCCgcagcttcctcctctccccacagacTACAGTTCCGAGTGAAGAAGGAGGGCTGGGGCGGAGGTGGCACCCGCAGCGTCACTTTCTCCCGTGGCTCCGGCGAGGTGGCAGTGCTCAAGGCCAGCGGCCGGTCCCTCACAGTCAGCGTGGGCGACGGGCTGCCCAAGAGCTCCAGTGAGTCCGCGCAGCGCTGGGGGCGGAGCCAAAGAGGCGGGCCCTATGGAGGCGGGGCCAGAGAGGGGGACTAATCACGGCTGTGGGGGCGGAGCCAGTGAGCCCGGCCCGGAGAGGGTGAGGGCCGTGGAGGGGTGGGTCGAGAGAGTCGTAATGGAAAGGACTCGGCCACGGAGAGGGCAGGGTCAGCGAGGTAACCAACGAATGGGAGAGCAATATGGAGGGGGCGTGGCCAGGGAAATGACCCCTCCCCAGCAGTAGGCGGGCCTAGAGAGCCGGGCCAATGAGAGGTGGGCCCTGGGAGGCTGGGCCAGTTACTGGGCAGAGTCACTGTTCCAGTAACTACGAGGCGGTGCCGATGGGACTGCCGGGGAGCCGGGCGGCGGAGTCTGGGGCGGAGCCACAGGATGGACTGGACTTGTGGGCGGGGCCAAGTGTCTGTTGTGGTCTGGTCACCACTCAACTTCCCATATCCTTTCCCCTTTCAGAGCCTACACGGAAGGGAATGGCCCAGGGAAAACCTCGAAGGTCAGCCCAGGCCCCCACCCGGGCAGCCCCTGGGCCTCCCAGAGGTGAGGAGACGTGTCTTCCCTTGCCTCTTGTGTGCTCCATGACCTAAGCAATGCATGCCGTCAACAGATAGAGCGGACCACTCTATTCTCTGCCCAGAACTCTTCACAGCTCCCCGCCTTCTACAGAATACAGACTAAGCTTATTTTGATACTCAAAGCCCTACAGAAGCCAAACCCAGCTAACCACcgacctcttctctcctcccatctTATACTCCTGTCACACAAGCTACATCGTATTTCACCAATTTAACAAATTTGTTCTTATCTCCAAGCCTTTGCTTGGGCTGTTTGCTCCTCTCATCTCCCAAATTCCTACTTAGCTTGAGCGCCTATTCATCCTCCAAGACCCACCCACAAAAGCCCTCCTACAGAAGAGAATGGGGGAAATCTTACCCCTGCAGAGCCTCCCTCTGGGTCAGTCCTTACCATGCTGGGTTGAACATGTGACTAactgcctcctccctcagactgggATCTTGGAGCTAAGTCGTCCCCAAATCCTACCATCACCCTGATAAATGCCTCCACTCTTGCTCCTGCCACAGGCCTGGACCACAATGGGGTGCCTCCTTCTACCAGAAGGGGGCCCCTACCCCTGGAGATCACACCTGGAGGGGGCTCCCAGCAGCCTCTCCGGGGCCCTCCATCCTCAGCCCTGAGGGCGAGCAGACGCCCCCGGGCACGGCCGCCCTCAGAGCACAACACAGAATTCCTTAACGTGCCTGATCAGGGTGTGGCAGGGTAAGTGAGGAAAGAGGGCAGCcgcaggaggtgggcagggggcaggggagtgtCTGGACTGTGACGAGCACTCCCTGTGCCCACAGCATGCAGAGGAAGCGCAGTGTGGGGCAGCGACCTGTGCCAGGCGTGGGCCGACCCAAGCCCCAGCCTCGGATGCATGGCCCGCGGTGCCGGGCACTGTACCAGTATGTGGGCCAAGATGTGGACGAGCTGAGCTTCAACGTGAATGAGGTCATCGAGATCCTCATGGAAGGTGTGTGCCccagggcagaggggggaggagtCGGAACCCTGACACAGTCAGGCAACACCCCATTCCTGCTTACCTTCCAGAGGAGAACGGAAGCAACCAGGCCCACCAGAGATACTTTCTTCTGGGCCAGTGGCTGCATAGGCTAAAAGGCCTTGGGTCTGGAGGTTCCCTCCTAAGGCACTCGGGGGGCCTGGCTTCACAGCAGCATGCCCAATCCCCTAggcctcatttttctctcctgtcaAGCACAGGGCTAATGGCAGAACCTACCTCAAAGAGACCTCTTTTGAGTAAAAAAAATGGGTTGGTTGTGTTTGGATGGCCCAGGACACCTTCCCACCTTAGTCCCctgggctgcccccacccccccagaggGGCTTGGAACTCAGCAGCACCCTCTGCGGGTAAATGGGGAGCCCCAAAGGGGTCATTCACTGGTCCATCATGGGGAGTGAGGGGAGGCACCTGTAGAAAGAGATTAGGGACGAGCACAAGAAAATGGTCTAGAACATGACAGAGTGTGAGGCAGTGGCAGAAAAAACCACGTGTCAGTCGCTCCCTCTTTTCCACCTGTTGACAATTCTCTTTTCAGTGTTTGCCTTCTGCCATGCCAGTGGCAATGAATAAAACAGGCGGGGACCCAGCCTGAAGGCTTTCTCCTGGGTGGGCTGGACACCGCGCCTCACGCTCCCTTCTCGCCCACAGATTCCTCAGGCTGGTGGAAAGGCCGGCTGCACGGCCAGGAGGGCCTCTTCCCAGGAAACTACGTGGAGAAGATCTGAGAGGGGGCCCGGAttctgcctcctgcctgcctgccggGGAGCCAGGCCCTTCCAGCGAGGGCCTCATATTCCTTGGCTGCATTAGCCACAAGGTCCAGTCCTGTGGCCTCCAGCCCACCctagcccagcccaggccctgggtcTGGGGGTCACCACTGCagccaccccagggccctggcctcCCCCCTGTCACACGCGTTGCCTCCTGTTTCAAACAGGGCTAACAGCAGAATCTACCTCCCAGCTGCCTTGTGAGTATAAATGAGTTGTGTCCTGTCAGCAAAGTGCCAAGCACAGTTGGGGGCACCTTGACAAGTAAGACTCCTCTTCTTCTGTCATCACTGCGGCAATAAACACTTGCCAGGTCAGAGTGTGAATTAATTTACTGAGCGCTAACCAGAACTACTCACAATGCTGAGGGGGGAGCCACAAATACCCCACTGCAGGTGCAAAACTAGGGGCCAGGAGAAGTTTCGCCACTTGTCCGAGATCCCACAGAGCCAAGCCTTGGACTCATATatacccccaccccacttctccCCAACCTGGAGTTTCTCACTTGTCCGCTTACCCACTCTTGGCCATTTGCATCCCAGCCTTCCTGCAGAAAATAGTCTGGTGGGTCCTGTCAGCTTTGAATCTGCAGCCCTCAAACCCATCCGGGAccctgaggaaggaggcagggcccACATGGCCCCTCACAATCCAGCCTGGGCCACCCCTGGCCCCTGAACACCCCCCCGCCATGTCGCTGCCTTCTTAGCCCTCACTCACCTGGGGTCAGGACCGGTTCTGATACTCCAGGGCCCTGGCTTTCTGCACCTATTGTCATGGATTTAAGGGGTGAGCCTGGCTACTGGTCTCCCCAGATGTTTTCAAGCCAGTGATGGAGGCTGAGCCTCTCAGAACTCCCTGTAGATGCAGGTGGAACTGCTGGGGATCCTGCCATGGTCTGAGCCTAAGCATCCCGACTTTCCAAATGGACACCCACTCTGGGCTCAGACCCTCAAAGAGCAGCCGGTCTGGGAGAGATGGAGCCAAACCAGTAGGATCAGGACTGGGCCAGAGAAGgcacaggggctggggcaggggaaggggatgcagagagagagtgtgcattgCTGGAGGagacaagaaggaagaaaagggctTGGGGTCGGCAGATCTTGATGGCAAACACCACATACAGCGATCCACACTGTGACAGGAGAACTCCAGGCAGAGGACACCTATCCAACTGGAGGATGGGAGATGAGGTATCAGAGAAAGACTGGCCAGCAGCACCTTCTGCAGGATCTGAACCCTCTCTCTTCCATACCTACCTTGGAAAGCAAAgcgtggccaaaaaaaaaaaaaaaaaatcccccaagtTTGCAACTGGGTCTCAACAGCTCTTTATTACCCAATCATGATACAAAAGCATTTAGTTAGTCCCTTGAATGTCCCTGGTTTCCTCCATCTCTGATTttcgtgcccccccccccaatgcccAACCACCAGCGTGTAGGTCTCCCTCGGCAACACAGAGACGTTTGGACAGGCTGGGGAGGAAGTGCAGGAGCCATCGACCTCATTAGCTGGGCATTTCCTGGTGCTGAGGAGAAATCGGGGCTTCCACCTCCTTCCTCACTCCTTGAACTCACCATGCAGGCTGCCTGCCCCCTGACATTTTGGGGTACAACCCCCGGGGCCCCACTGCCATGGAGGTCACCCCATTTACAGGAAATAGGGCCTTCTGGGCCTCACATCTAGGTTACAGCATCTTCAGACTGGAAACCTCAGAATCACCTTGGCCCTGCCCACTCCACAGCCCCACATCCTGTTGACTTACAGAATTTCTTAAGCCTGGccgctcctctcccttccttgggTCCATGTCCTTCTGAGACCtcaccccacccttccccagattgcaccaacctcccctccacacacaaacacacctccACCCTGCGTCAAAcgatctgggtttttttttagatttatgcGTTTTTAACTGTATTAATGATGAtcaaaaccacatttttaaaaattcaaacagcaCAAAGTATGAAAAGTCTGTCTGTCCCTCACTTGAAAAtctctgttcccctccccacttttttAATGTCTCTTTCTAATGGTATTCTCTGCATATAAAGGCACATAGGTACATCTTATGTACACAGATGCAAATACACTGCACATAAAGTCTATACTTGCCCAGAACGCAACAGACACCTCTTGAGtgttaaataatgtattataGAGACCTGAGATCAAAGATCCACTTTACCATCCTCCCAACTGCCCATCCTCCAAACAAGATGGTGGACCTCCCCCTGCTAAAAATACATCAATTATGAGAATAGAAACCACACTTCTCTCTATGGTTCACGAGGTCCAGTGTGATCTTCCCCGCACCAAGTTCACTTTCTGACTTCCACACTTCACCTCCACTCTGTTCCTGCAGTGAGCTGATCTCCTCACTGGTCCTTGAAAAAGACAAGCTTGTCCCCCCcacctcaggacatttgcacagCTATCCACTTCCCAGAGTCCCTTGACCTGCCATTTGCTCACTCCTTCCTGACCATCAGGTAAGAGTTCAAAACTCAACTCACAGAGACTTCTCGCCCTTctgggttgttggtttttttcctcccctttgtaGCACTTAATATCCCTAATGTGGTTTTCAGCATTCGTTGACTGTctgtttccccattttaaaatgtaagcagGCCCCTGAGGGCAAGGATGTTTGTTCTGTTCACCTCTGGGTCCCCAATGCCTAGCACACGGTAGGTGCTCAAGGACCGTAGGATGGATAGGTGACTTATTCCACGCCGGTCCACCCAGGAGTCTCCATCTTTAGGCTAATAGCCTAAGGAGGACAAATAGCTTGTTTCCTGCCCTGGCTATCACAAGGAGCCCATTCCAATTCAGAACTGAGTGCACTGACAATTTTGACGATCACTGCCAATTTCTCTCCAAAGAGGCGGCCCAATCAACACCACCTCTTCAAAAAGGAGAGCGGCTGCTGAGAGCTGGTGACGGGACGGCAGAGGATAAAGATACCCATTTTGCAGACGGGAACAGAGGCCCAGAAGGACTTTACGTCAGGATCTCTGAGCACACGGTCTTTAAAGGTGCACTCTCTTGATAGGCTGCGCTTGCAAACTCGCAGTGCCACCTACACAGCTCTCCTCGCGCCGGACCCAGatctcaggccccgccccctcgAGGGGCGCTGTGCTCTGGACCTGCCCTCGCTCTCGCGAGATCTGGGAGGCGGAAAATGGCGTCGACGTGAGCGCCAGCCAGCGGCCGCCCAGGGAGTCGCCGCAGCCTCAGCCGGAGCCGCAGGAGCCGCAGGAGCCTCAGGGACAAGAGGTTGAGGCGGGTCGAGGATGGTGAGCGCGGCGTCGGGGGTGCGGGCGCGGCGAACCAGTGGGTACTGGCGGGGCGCGGCCCCGTCGCACGCGCACCCTCCCGCCGACCCCGCCCCCACATCCGGGCACTCTCCCGTCGCTGGCTGTCACTTGGGGCACACCCCACCCCCGGCTTCCTGGCCCGGCTTCGACTGGGCCACGCCTACAGGACTCGGGCTCCGCCCCTGTTCCTTATACAGCCGGGCCCCTGGCACCTCCGGGTTCGACTACACAGCTCGAGCCGGGCCGGTATATATATGTCCGTCCCCATATAGTCCACTTGATCCCTTCTGGCCCCTCCAGCATGTTTTCGTAGCGGCGCCCTGTTCGGAGTCCTGTCTTTGTAACCTTCGTCCCGCCCACACCTTGTAGGCCACGCCCCTGCCGTGTAAGGGGCGTCCCCCTGTCCCAAGTTAGGGACGAGGGTCCGCTGCTTTCATGAGTAATTCCTGACAGGTACCCCCTTCTGCAATTGACAcacctcccagctccctcccagaGCATGGAACACAAGGGGCTCAATCCATCCTtatcctctgccctcccctgacGGTGACTCCTTAGGATGGGGGCTGACCGGGTGATTTCTCCAGGGCATTCGCTGCTTCAGGAATGTCCAAAGGTTTgggcggggtgggaggggttCCTCTGGCTGGCCCAGGCCGACCTGGGCCCAGAGGGGTTCTCCCTGCCTTTTCCTTCcactaggaggaggaactctcGGGGCCCAGCCCGGACATGCCGGCCACTGCAGAGTCCACCTTCAGTGAGACTGACAAGGAGGTGTTGTCCCCCGTTGTGCCCGCGGCAGCCAACTCCTCTTCCATGGGGGAGGAGCCAGGCCCTGAACGGGCAGCCACACCCCCAACGTGGGACCGAGGAGGGCCTGGAGGGACCCAGCAGGGTGCCCCCTCTGCTCCAGACAGTGTTCAGCCTGGTCCTGGATCCAGCCTTGCCCCGACCAGCACAGTCTCTGGGACCAGCGAGGACCTGAGGCCTCCCAGACGACGCCAACAGCCAGGTGATCTGTGATGGAGTCTTCTGGGGGGGTCACAGGCCTTGGAACAATAGAGAGGAGTACAGAGTATCCCAGACTGGGGCCCCATCTAGAGGAAATCACCACTTACTGAGCACCAAGTGTATGCAGGCTGTGGCTACAGTGACGAGCCAGCcaacccagcccctgccctctggcaGCTCAGTCTGGTGGGGGAAGCAGATGGTAAAGGCCCTGGTAAGAAACCAGTAGGGTAATTCCAGCCTCTTATATGTCTCTCTGGGGCAGAACTCTGGACAGCTTGGACGGGGGAAGAGTGGGTGACACCCCCCCTTTCTGTGCGTCCTGCAGGGAAGCAGAtaccctgctccagccctggctgctgtctcagtttccccagtggtTCGCGACCTGGCACAGCATCTGCGTACCCACTGCCCACCCACACAGTCCCTGGAAGGTAAGGCCAGAGTAGGTGGTGGGGAGGCAGTTTGGGGTGGGAAGCAGGCAGAGCCTCCAGGCCAGCCTTGGCCACCCCTCTCCACTCCTCTGTCCTTCATTCCTGCCCTGCCAGGCAAGCTCTTCCGCTGTTCCGCCCTCAGCTGCACCGAGACCTTCCCCAGCATGCAGGAACTGGTGGCACATGGCAAGCTGCACTACAAACCCAACCGCTACTTCAAGTGAGACCCTGAGTAGCCTGACTTCCACTGGTGCTCGGTGATCAGGCCCCAGGCAGCTCCTTCCATCCCTGATTTGATTGCCACTACCTGGGGTCCAggcctttctcccttcctcctcaagGGGCGGGCGGGGGTGGGTGGAGCGTGTTGAGTCTGGCACTGGGCGTGGCCTCGGGCAAGCCCTGCCCTTACCTGCCCTAAAAGAGACTGGTTACTGGAGCGAGTCACAGGGACCTGGAGGGTGGAGCTCGGAAAGGGCGGGGCATACGTGGTGTGTCTCCGCCCAGTCCCTCCGGACCTCCCTCGGAGAAAACTGGCCACCTAAGTCAAAATTGAGACTTCCTTCCTCGTTTTCCCAGGGCAAGGACCCGGATGGGTCCGAAGGGTCGCGGCCACATTGGGGGGCGCTTAGAGCAAGCTTCTCTCCCTGCAAGTGGGGGATCTGTGATTTGGGCCTTAGGCTCCCTTAGCTTACACCCTCGCGCCGCGGCTCCCCAGGTAGCATTGGATAGGCCTTATCCTCGTCCCCCAGGAGACCTAGCCCAGCCCTGTGCCTGCCCCCAGGTGTGAGAACTGCCTCCTGCGCTTCCGCACGCACCGCTCGCTCTTCAAGCATCTGCATGTTTGCGCCGAGCATGCGCAGAGCCCAGCCCCGCCGCCACCCCCCGCCCTCGACAAGGAGCCACCGGCGCCCGAGCGTCCCCCGGAGTCCGACACTGCGTCGGCGCCGGGCCTGCCGTTCCCGCTGCTCGAGCCCTTCACgacccccgcccctgcccccactgggcCCTTCCTGCCCTACTTGAACCCCGCGTCCTTTGGCCTAAGTCCCCCACGCCTGCGCCCCTTCCTGGCCGCGGCGCCCGGGCTGCCCGCCTCCAGCGCCGCAGTCTGGAAGAAGAGCCAAGGTGAGTGTGGGAACAGGGCCGCCTGAAGGGTGAGCTGAGCGCACCCAGACTTCTAACCTTGACCCGCCCGTTTATCTCAGGTGCCGGCGGCAGCCCGCGAAGACCCCAGGGCGGCTCCGACGCGCCCTCAGGTGCGTGCAGGTGACCAgcagggaagggtggaggggaTTTTTCTGTCCTGCGCCCTGCTGGGCCCAGGGGATGCTGGGAGGCAGCGTTGCCTACCCATTCCCAGGTGGCCAGAGCTGCCACCCCCGAAATACAagatttttgccttaaaaattaCTTGCCCCTGATCTTCATCTGCGCCGGCGTTTCCGTGTAAAACCCGCGCCCGGTTCACAAGTCCTTCCCCTGCGGTGGTTCCAGGAATAGGAGTGGGGGATTCGGAGAAGTCAAGTTTAGTGCCCCCCATTACAGGAGGGAACACGCTCGGGAGCAATGCATCAGCCAGGCCAGACCAGCCAGGTGCCCGGGAGCTGacggggaggcggggagaggtCTGACTCGCACTCGTCCACGTCCACCGTCCTTGGGGGTGGACGGGTCTTCCGGGGCCGGGACTGACGGGGTCCCGCCTGCCCGCAGGGCACGCGGCCCCGAGCCGCATCGTGTGGGAGCACACGCGCGGCCGCTACTCGTGCATGCTCAggcgccccctcctcctctgccccacccagaCCCGGTCCCGCTGGCACCCAAGGTGTCTCCGCTGCTGTCAGAGGGGGAGTGTCCGGTTTTCTCGCCGTTCTGAATCGCGccgcgggggggtggggggctggactGTAGGGTGTGGgtagttttgtaattttaatggGGCTTAAGATGGAGGGGGGGGCAATAAAGGAGGCGCGATGAGCCAGCCGGTGCTGTGTCTGGGTCCCTTCCCCCTCCGATGCACAGCCGGCCAGTCTAGCAGTCCTGGGGTGCTCACACCCTGAGAGGGGACAAGCCTCCGTTCACCCTCACTACTCCCTTGTCCCAACATTTCCAGAAACCAGATGGGATGTCAGTCAGTAGGACAGGCTGGGAGGCTGGTCCTGACCCGAAATCCCGAAGCCAGTGCTGACTTGGCAGGTGACAGGGTTGAAGTGGTGGTGCCAGGGGCCCCAGGTCTGGGCACTCTGGCAGCCCTGGGGCTCTGGTTTTGTCTTTGTCACTGTCCTCCAGACCCTCATCTTTGGCTGCCTGCTTTCACTTCTGCCCCTATGTCACCTCTGAGGAGGAGGGTGGGTCAAAGCCAACCTTAGGGAGCCCGGACTCCCTCCCTTCTCACCCCTCCCCTTTCTCAGTCTTTCAGCCACGAGgatctcctcttcccttccttcatggAAAATCAGTCCTGGATCAGGGTTCAAAATCTGGGGCCACACTGCTGTCCAGCCCTGTTGTCACCAAAACCCAGTGGGCCAAGCCTCCTGAATGTGGAAGTCCTATGCGTGTTGTGGGCAGCCACCCCCAGAAGCTAGTTTTACCTCCTGCATCTTGCTGTCTTCCAGCCCCACGGTCCCCTAGCCTAGGCCCCTgaccctcttccccctcctcaggTACCCGAA contains the following coding sequences:
- the ZNF414 gene encoding LOW QUALITY PROTEIN: zinc finger protein 414 (The sequence of the model RefSeq protein was modified relative to this genomic sequence to represent the inferred CDS: inserted 1 base in 1 codon; deleted 1 base in 1 codon); translated protein: MEEELSGPSPDMPATAESTFSETDKEVLSPVVPAAANSSSMGEEPGPERAATPPTWDRGGPGGTQQGAPSAPDSVQPGPGSSLAPTSTVSGTSEDLRPPRRRQQPGKQIPCSSPGCCLSFPSVRDLAQHLRTHCPPTQSLEGKLFRCSALSCTETFPSMQELVAHGKLHYKPNRYFKCENCLLRFRTHRSLFKHLHVCAEHAQSPAPPPPPALDKEPPAPERPPESDTASAPGLPFPLLEPFTTPAPAPTGPFLPYLNPASFGLSPPRLRPFLAAAPGLPASSAAVWKKSQGAGGSPRRPQGGSDAPSGHAAPSRIVWEHTRGRYSCMXQAPPPPLPHPDPVPLAPKVSPLLSEGECPVFSPF